The genomic interval CCGGGGGTACCGACCGATCCCGCGTCCATGCTGTTCCCGCACCTGTACGGCCCGTTGCCGGTGACCGCGGTCACCGCGGTCGAGGAGTTCCGGCCCGGCCCGGACGGCTCGTTCGCGCCGCTGGCGCAGTGATCACCACCCACGCCTCGAGCACCACCTACGCCTGGATCACTGCTCGCGGGATTCGCGGGCCACGATCGCGGCCTGCACCCGGGAACGCACCCCGAGCTTGGTAAGTACCCGCGAGACATGGGTTTTCACGGTCGTCTCACCGATGAACAACCGCTCGGCGATCTGCGCGTTGGACAGGCCGTCGCCCAGGCAGTCCAGCACTTCCCGTTCCCGATCGGTGAGGTCGGCGAGACCGGCGGGGGCCGGTGCCTGAGTATCGGCGGCCGAGGAGGCGAACGCGGTGATCACCGCCTTGGTCACCTCCGGCGCGAGCACGCCGTCGCCGGCGGCGACCGCGCGCACCGAATCGACCAGCGCCGCACCCGAGGTCGACTTGAGTACGAAACCGGCCGCGCCCGCCCGCAACGTCCGGAAGACGTACTCGTCCAGATCGAACGTGGTGAGAATCAGTACCCGGGCCAGGTTGCCGGCGGTGATGCGCTCGGTCGCGGTGATGCCGTCGACGCCGGGCATGCGCACGTCCATCAGCACCACGTCCGGGCGCAGCGCCTTCGTCTGCGCGACCGCGACGTCCCCGTCGGCCGCCTCGCCGACCACTTCGATGTCCTCGGCGCTGTCCAGGATCATCCGCAGCCCAGCCCGGATGGCGCCGTGGTCGTCGGCGATGAGCACGCGAATCGTCACCGAATCATCAGATCACAGGCCGGCCCGCGGGTGGATCCGCCGAAGGAATGACCGCGCGGCTACGGGCTCACCGCGAGGAACACGAAGGCGGCGAACAGCACCAGGTGCACCCCGCCCTGCAGCAGCGTCGCCCGTCCGGGGACGACGGTGAGCGCACCCACCACGACCGTGAGCGCCAGCAGCACCATCTGGGTCGCGCCCAGACCCAGGGTCAGCGGCCCGGAAATCCAGAGTGTGGCGATCGCGATGGCGGGGATGGTCAGGCCGATGCTGGCCATCGCCGAACCCAGCGCCAGGTTCAGGCTGATCTGGACGCGATCACGGCGCGCCGAGCGCACCGCCGCCAAGGTCTCGGGAAGCAGCACCAGCAGCGCGATGACCACGCCCACCGCCGAGCGGGGCAGACCGGCCGCGTGCACGCCGTTCTCGATGGCGGGGGAGACCATCTTCGCCAGCCCGACCACACCGACCAGCGCGACGACGAGCAGGACCAAGCTCAGCACGGTGGAGCGCAGGGAGGGCGGTTCGTGGTGTTCGTCGTCGTCCTCGGCCTGCTCCACCGGGCGGAAGTCGTCGGGGTGCCGGATGGTCTGCACGGTCACGAACAGGCCGTAGAGCAGCAGCGAGGCCACAGCCGCGAAAGCCAGCTGCGACCCCGAGAACTCTGGGCCCGGCTTGCTCGTGGTGAACGTCGGCAGTACCAGGCTCAGCGTGGCCAGGGTCGCCACCGTCGCCAGCGCGGCACCCGTACCTTCGGCATTGAACACCGCCACTCGCCGCCGCAACGCCCCCACCAGCAGCGATAGCCCGAAGATGCCGTTGCAGGTGATCATCACCGCCGCGAAGACGGTGTCCCGGGCCAACGACGACGCCTCGGGACCGCCGGAGGCCATCAGCGTCAAGATCAGCCCGACCTCGATCACGGTGACGGCGACCGCCAGCACCAGCGACCCGAACGGCTCGCCGACCCGGTGTGCCACCACCTCGGCATGCTGCACGGCCGCGAGGGTCGCCCCCGCCAGCGCCAAGACCAGCACGATCACCACCGGACCGGAGGGATGAGTGAACCACGCGATTGCCAGGACCACGAGGGCGATCAGCGGAACAAAGGTCGTCCAGTGTCGGGTCAGCAGTCGCATCATGACTTCCAT from Nocardia goodfellowii carries:
- a CDS encoding response regulator → MTIRVLIADDHGAIRAGLRMILDSAEDIEVVGEAADGDVAVAQTKALRPDVVLMDVRMPGVDGITATERITAGNLARVLILTTFDLDEYVFRTLRAGAAGFVLKSTSGAALVDSVRAVAAGDGVLAPEVTKAVITAFASSAADTQAPAPAGLADLTDREREVLDCLGDGLSNAQIAERLFIGETTVKTHVSRVLTKLGVRSRVQAAIVARESREQ
- a CDS encoding calcium:proton antiporter; translated protein: MEVMMRLLTRHWTTFVPLIALVVLAIAWFTHPSGPVVIVLVLALAGATLAAVQHAEVVAHRVGEPFGSLVLAVAVTVIEVGLILTLMASGGPEASSLARDTVFAAVMITCNGIFGLSLLVGALRRRVAVFNAEGTGAALATVATLATLSLVLPTFTTSKPGPEFSGSQLAFAAVASLLLYGLFVTVQTIRHPDDFRPVEQAEDDDEHHEPPSLRSTVLSLVLLVVALVGVVGLAKMVSPAIENGVHAAGLPRSAVGVVIALLVLLPETLAAVRSARRDRVQISLNLALGSAMASIGLTIPAIAIATLWISGPLTLGLGATQMVLLALTVVVGALTVVPGRATLLQGGVHLVLFAAFVFLAVSP